Within the Tistrella mobilis genome, the region GTCCGATGCTGAAAATCGCCAAGCTCACCGACTATGGGATCGTGGTTCTGACCCATATCGCCAACGCCCCCGATCGGGTTCATCGGGTGACGGAGCTTGCCGAAGAGCTGGCCATTCCCGCGCCGACCGTCGCCAAACTGGCCAAGACCCTGGCGCGGGACGGTCTGCTGATTTCGCATCGCGGTGCGCATGGCGGCTATCGCCTGGCGCGGCCGGCGGCCGAGATCCGGGTGGTCGACATCGTCGAGAGCCTGGAAGGCCCGGTCGCGATCATGGAATGCATCGAACATCCCGGCACCTGCCGGCAGGAAAGCGTGTGTCAGACCCGCGGCAACTGGATCCGGATCAACCGGGCGATCAGCCGCGCACTGGAAGGGATCAGCCTCGCCGACATGGCGGCGGATGCGGCTGTACAGCCCTTCCCCGCGGCCCAGGCGGGCTGAGCCGGACCGGAAATTTCTAGCTGGCGCGGGCGCTGTCCGGGCCGGTGACGACGAGATCAAGAGGCGACGCCCGCCGGCCCGATGGACGGGCCGTTCTTCAAAGAACGGGCGCGCGGAGGACGAGTGATGACGAGCAAGAACGCAGTCGAGGCGCTTGTCGCCCGCGAGTACACGGAAGGTTTCCATGTCGACATCGACGCGGACAACGTGCCGCCGGGTCTCGACGAGGACGTCATCCGCGTGATCTCCGCGAAGAAGGAAGAGCCCGACTTCATGCTGG harbors:
- a CDS encoding SUF system Fe-S cluster assembly regulator, whose amino-acid sequence is MLKIAKLTDYGIVVLTHIANAPDRVHRVTELAEELAIPAPTVAKLAKTLARDGLLISHRGAHGGYRLARPAAEIRVVDIVESLEGPVAIMECIEHPGTCRQESVCQTRGNWIRINRAISRALEGISLADMAADAAVQPFPAAQAG